The following nucleotide sequence is from Nocardioides daedukensis.
CAACGGCGCGACCGGTGCGTCCGAGCCCAGGCGCAGGTCGACACCCTGGTCGTGCATCGATCGGAGGCTGAAGCAACGGTCCATCCGGTCGGGCCAGCAGTGTTCGGTCACGTCACGGTCGTCGAGCAGGTGCGCCGGCTGTACCGAGGCCCGCAGCCTCGAGGCGGCCAGACGCGGGATGTCCTGGGTCCGGATCAGCTGAGCGTGCTCGATCGACCCGTTGGCTCCGGTGACCGCGAACGAGTCCAGCGCCTCGTGCACCGCGGCGTCGCCGATCGCGTGCACAGCGATCTCGAGCCCGTTCTGGTGCGCGCGCAGCATCAGCATCCGCAGGTCGTGGCTGGTCTGGTTCGGATAGCCCTGGGGGAACAGCAGGTCGCCGGAGTCGGCGTAGGGATCGCAGCACCACGCCGTACGGGTGTTCAGGGAACCGTCCGAGATGATCTTCAGCTGGCCCATCGTGGCCAGCTCGCAGCCCGGCAGCGGGTCCCCGGTGCGCAGGCCCCGGTTGATCACCGAGTCGAGGCCCTCGGCATAGGTGGCCATCCTGACCCTGAGCAGGTCGGCTCCTTGAGCCCAGCGCTGGGCCCACTCGTCGGCGCCGCCGCTGAACTCGAAGTCGACCACACCGACGATGCCCTTGGTGGCGGCCTCGGCCTGCGCCCGGCGGTAGGCCTCCGGGGTGGCCTCCTGCCCCACGACGGCCTCCAGATCCGCATAGGCGGCGAACCACTCGGCCTCGCGGACCACGTCGTCGCGTTCGGCCAGGCCGAGCGAGCGCAGGGCCACGGAGTTCATCCAGGCGTGGTGGGCGTCGCCGGAGATCAGCACGATCGGGACCGAGGTCGAGATCTCGTCCAGCTCGGCGACCGTGGGCTCGCGCTCCCACGTCGCCGACCTGTGGCCGAAGGCGACCAGGGGGGTGTCGGGCCGCATCGCCAACCGCTCACGCACGAAGTACGTCGCCTCCTCCGGCGACCGTGTCGTGGAGAGGTCGAGGCGGGTCGAGGTCATCGCCACCTGGCCGAGGTGGACGTGCTGGTCCCACAGGCCCGGGATGATCCAGCGTCCGTCGGCGTCGAAGACCCGGGGCGGCTCACCCTCGAGGCCCGCCACGTCGGCCCCGCTGACATCGGGGCCGAGCGCGGAGACGGTGCCGTCGGCCACGAGCACATCGACAGGGCTCCCGGCCGGGACCTCGTCCTTGCCGAGGGGGACCGGGAAGACGTTGCGGATCAGCAGCGGTTCCATGGCGCCGAGGTTAGACGACGCCCCCGACTGCCGCAGCGAGGGCACTAGTGTCGGATCCGTGACGGAATCCATGGTCCATGCGTCGAGCCTGCGCAAGTCCTTCGGCGACCTCGAGGCGGTGCGCGGCATCGACGTCGACATCCGCAAGGGGGAGGCCTTCGGGTTCCTCGGTCCCAACGGAGCGGGCAAGTCCTCCACGATGCGGATGATCGCGGCGGTCTCGCCGGTCACCGGCGGCACCCTGCGGATCCTGGGCATGGACCCGGCCACCCACGGGCCGGCGATCCGGGCCCGGATCGGGGTCTGTCCGCAGGAGGACACGCTGGACAACGAGCTCAACGTCCGCGACAACCTCTACATCTACGGTCGCTACTTCGGGATCCCGAAGAAGGTCGTCAACGAGCGGGTCGACGAGCTCCTCGAGTTCGCCATGCTCACCGAGAAGGCCCGGGCCACCGTCGAGGAGCTGTCCGGCGGGATGAAGCGCCGGTTGACCATCGCCCGCTCGCTGATCAACAAGCCCGAGCTGTTGCTGCTCGACGAGCCGACCACCGGGCTGGACCCGCAGGCGCGCCACGTGCTCTGGGACCAGCTCTACCGCCTCAAGCACGCCGGGGTGACCCTGGTGATCACGACGCACTACATGGACGAGGCCGAGCAGCTGTGCGACCGGCTCGTGGTGATGGACAAGGGCGTGGTCGCCGCCGAGGGATCACCGTTGCAGCTGATCCGTGAGCACTCCACGCGGGAAGTGGCCGAGCTCCGGTTCGGGGTCGCCTCGGGCGAGGACACCCATGCGGACCTCGCCGAGCGCGTGCAGGACCTGGGCGATCGGGTCGAGGTGCTGCCCGATCGGTTATTGGTCTACACCGACGACGGCGAGGAAGTGCTGACCAAGGTGCACGATCGTGGCCTGGAGCCGGTGGCCACGCTGGTCCGGCGCTCCAGCCTCGAGGACGTGTTCCTCCGCCTCACCGGACGATCCTTGGTGGACTGATGGCCAACCAGCTCCCGATCTCGGTCGGCATCGGCCGGCAGATGGACTATTGGTGGACGGTCTTCAAGCGCACCTGGCGCGGCGGGATCATCTCCAGCTTCGGCGCGCCGCTGTTCTACGTCCTCGGCATGGGTGTGCTGCTGGGCGGTTTCATCGAGGGCGACCCCGACCAGCTCGAAGGTGCGACGAGCTATCTGGCCTTCATCGTCCCCGGACTGGTCGCGGCCCACGCGATGCAGCTCGCGGTGGAGGAGACCACCTATCCGGTGATGGGCGGGATCAAGTGGCACAAGACCTACCACGCACAGCTGGCCACACCCCTGAGTGCGCGTGACGTCGTCAACGCCCACCTGGTCTTCGTGCTGTCCCGGGTCGCGTCGGCCTGTGCCGTCTTCATGCTCGTCCTCGCACCGTTCGGTGTCTTCGAGTCGTGGTGGGGTCCGATCCTGGCGTTCTTCGTTCAGGTCCTGGTCGGGATGGCCTTCGGCACCGTGATCTTCGGGATCAGCGCACGGATGACCTCGGAGCAGGGCTTCGGGCTGATCTTCCGGATCGGCGTGGTGCCGTTGATGCTCTTCTCGGGCGCCTTCTTCCCGATCTCCAACCTCGGCGTGGTCTTGGAGTGGCTGGCCCGAGTCACCCCGCTGTGGCACGGGGTCAACCTGTCGCGGATGCTCTGCCTGGACACGATGGACTGGTCCCTGGCCGGGATCCACCTGCTGGTGCTGGTCGCCGTCACCGCGTTCGGCTGGTGGTTCGCCATCCGCGGGCTCGAGAAGCGGATGGTGGACTGATGGCCGACCACGCGCAGGACCGACCCGATCCGCTCGTGCCGCTCTCGCCCGGCGCAGCAATGGCGGTGATCACCTACCGCAACTACACGACGTACAAGCGCTTCTGGAAGCTCTTCGTGACCGGGTTCCTCGAGCCGGTCTTCTACCTGTTCTCCATCGGGATCGGTGTCGGCCAGCTGATCGACAGCTTCCAGTTCAACGGCCAGACCATTCCCTACGCGGACTTCGTGGCGCCGGGGATGCTCGCGGCCAGTGCGTTCAACGGTGCGCTGATGGACTCGACGTACAACGTCTTCTTCAAGCTGAAGTACGACAAGCTCTACGACCAGATGCTCGCCACGCCGCTGACCACCGCCGACGTGGCTCGCGGGGAGATCCTGTGGGGTCAGCTGCGCGGCGCCTCCTACTCGGCGGCGTTCCTGCTGGTGATGCTGGCGATGGGGATGATCCACTCGTGGTGGGCGATCCTGGCGTTGCCGGCGGCGCTGCTGATCGGGTTCGCGTTCAGTGCCGTGTGCATGGGGCTGACCACCTACATGAAGTCGTTCCAGGACTTCGACAAGATCACCCTGCTGCAGCTGCCGATGTTCCTGTTCTCCGCGACTTTCTTCCCGATCACCGCCTTCGACGGCGTGACCCGCTGGATCGTCGAGGCGACGCCGCTCTATCGGGGTGTGGTGCTCTGCCGTGAGCTGACCACGGGGGCGCTGTCCTGGGCGAGTGCGGTGTCGGTGATCTACCTCGTGGTGATGGGCGTGCTCGGGCTGATCCTGGTACGCCGCCGCCTGGACAAGCTCCTGCTGACCTGAGGGCCGGGCCTACGGCAGGGTGACCAGCATCCGCTGGTACCAGGCCACGTCGATCCACTGCCCGAACTTCCAGCCGACCTCCCGGAGCTGCCCGGTCTTCTCGAAGCCGCAGGCCAGATGGAGCCGTTCACTGGCCGGGTTGGGCAGCGCCACCAGTGCGACCGCGGTGTGCACCCCGGAGACCGCCATCGTCTCCAGGAGTGCGGGATAGAGGAGCTTGCCGACGCCCTTGCCCCGCACCGACTCGTCGAGATAGATCGAGGTCTCACGGGTGGTGTCATAGGCCGGGCGGGGCCGATAGGACCACGAGTAGGCATAGCCGACCACATTGTCGTCGTCGTCGACGCCGACGAGGAGATGATCACCCGGGTGGTCGCCGTCGAGTCGGGCGCGCCAGTAGTCCAGGTCCGGTGCGTCGAGGTCGAAAGTGGCCAGCGACGTGTCCACCGCGTGGGAGTAGATCGCTGCGATGTCCTCGAGATCTTGCTCGGTCGCAGAACGGGTGGCGTAGTCAGGCATAACCTCCATGTTCGCAGGTCGGGACTCGTGCCCTTCGACCCGTCGGTCACAATGTGGGCGTGAGCGCAGCAGAGGGCATCGTGCCGGACACCAAGGACTGGACCTGGGTCATCGACTCCCGGTGCCCCGAATGCGGCTTCGACGCGGGCGCCACACCTCCCACGTCCGTCGCCGCACTGATCCGGGAGAACGCCGAGCTGTGGCCCGAGGTGCTGGGTCGCCCCGACGTCGCGCAACGGCCCACGCCCAGCGTGTGGTCGCCGCTCGAATATGCCTGCCACGTGCGCGACGTGCACCGGGTGTTCCTCGAGCGGGTGCAGTCCATGCTCGATCAGGATGCGCCGGAGTTCGCCAACTGGGACCAGGACGTCGCCGCCCTCGAGGGTGACTACGCGGGCCGATCCCCGGCAGTGGTCGCGGGTGAGCTGAGCGCGTTCGCCGACGCGGTGGCCACGGCGTACGACGAGGTGCCCGACCACTCGGACGGGGACGCTGCCTGGCAGCGGAGCGGCCTGCGGAGCAACGGTTCCGCCTTCACCCTCGCCACGATCGCGGTCTACCACCTGCACGACGTGGTCCACCATGCGTGGGACGTGTCGGCCACCTTGTCGGCCACCGTGGCGTCGCCGGGAACGTCAATGCCGGGGACGCAGGACCCGCAGGCATGAGGCACACCGAGTTCTGGGACCGGATGGAGGCTGCGCTCGGCTCCGGTTATGCGCGCTCCTGGGCGGAGACGCATGCGGTCAGTGAGCTCGGCTCACGCACCGTGAACGAAGCGCTGGCGGCGGGGGACACTCCCAAGGAGGTCTGGCTCGCGGTGTGGAAGGCGCTGGACCTGCCGCTCGTGGATCGCTGAATCGTCCCGCGTGTCGCGGAGTTGATCGAACAGGTGTTCGGTCTATTCTGGGGGCGTCGACCGGGGTTGTCCACAGCCCTGAAGGTGGTCGACACCCATTGTCGGTGGTCCGGTCTAACGTCCGTGGCATCACATCGACCTCATCTGACAAGGACGTGAACCCCATGGCTGGAGACCGCGGCAAGGCCCTCGACGTAGCCCTCGCCAACATCGAGAAGCAGTTCGGCAAGGGCTCGGTGATGCGCCTCGGCGACGAGACCCGCGCACCGCTCGAGATCATCCCGACCGGCTCGATCGCACTCGATGTCGCCCTCGGCCTGGGCGGTCTCCCGCGCGGCCGTGTGGTCGAGATCTATGGCCCCGAGTCCTCCGGTAAGACCACCGTCGCCCTCCACGCCGTCGCCAACGCGCAGGCAGCCGGCGGCATCGTGGCCTTCATCGACGCCGAGCACGCGCTCGACCCCGAATATGCCAAGAACCTCGGCGTCGACACCGACGCCCTGCTGGTCTCCCAGCCCGACTCGGGTGAGCAGGCGCTGGAGATCGCAGACATGCTGATCCGTTCCGGTGCCCTCGACCTGATCGTCATCGACTCCGTGGCCGCGCTCGTTCCCCGGGCCGAGATCGAGGGCGAGATGGGTGACAGCCACGTCGGCCTACAGGCTCGACTGATGAGCCAGGCGCTGCGAAAGATGACCGGTGCCCTGAACAACTCCGGCACCACCGCGATCTTCATCAACCAGTTGCGCGAGAAGATCGGCGTGATGTTCGGTTCGCCGGAGACCACCACGGGTGGTCGGGCGCTGAAGTTCTACTCCTCGGTCCGTCTCGACGTGCGTCGCATCGAGACCCTGAAGGACGGCACCGACATGGTCGGCAACCGGACCCGGGTCAAGGTCGTCAAGAACAAGGTCGCGCCGCCGTTCAAGCAGGCAGAGTTCGACATCATGTACGGCAAGGGCATTTCCCGCGAGGGTGGCCTGATCGACGTCGGCGTCGAGGCGGGCCTGGTCCGCAAGGCCGGCGCTTGGTACACCTACGAGGGTGACCAGCTCGGGCAGGGCAAGGAGAACGCGCGCACGTTCCTCAAGGACAACCCGGACCTGGCCAACGAGCTGGAGAAGAAGATCCTGGAGAAGCTCGGCGTCGGTCCGTCCGTTGCCGACCCGGCCGACGCGCTTGCCGAAGAGCCGACGAACATCGACTTCTGACGATGTCCTCCTCCACTCCCGAGTGGCAAGGTGACGTCAGTGCTGGGGTGGACGCCTGGGTGGCGTCCGCCCCGGACTGGGTGGTCGACGCCGTGCGCGAGTCGACCGGCGGCGATGTCGGTTCGAGCGCTGAGCTCGATCACCAGGCAGCCGGCGCGCAAACATTCGGCGCGCAGACATCCGGCAACCGAACATTCGGCACCCAGGCTCCGGACGACGCCGGTGCCGAGGATTCGTCCTCGCGCAGCGGCAGACGCTCCGCACGGGGCACCCGAAGCGCTCGAGGTGCTCGGGGTGCTCGGGGCAGTGGGGGCGCTTGGGGCGAGGGTGGCCGCAGTGGCAACCGTCGCCGTGGTTCCGGCCGGACACAGGAGCCTCCCGAGGACCGTGACCTCGGCCCCGAGCCCGATCACGAGGCCGTGGCGCGCAAGATCCTGCTGGACCAGCTGACCGGCCAGGCGCGTTCGCGTGCCGAACTGGCCACCAAGCTGGCCAAAAAGGACGTTCCCGAGGACATCGCGACGACGCTGCTCGACCGGTTCGAGGAAGTCGGACTGATCGATGACGAGGCCTTCGCCCGTGCCTGGATCGCCTCGCGGCAGCCCGGCAAGGGACTGGCTCGACGCGCCCTTGCCCAGGAGCTGCGCCGCAAGGGGATCGACGACGAGGTGGCGCGCGACGCGCTCGACGAGATCGATCCCGATGACGAGGAGTCCGCTGCCCGGCTGCTGGTGCGCAAGAAGCTGCGCACGATGCGCGCTCTCGAGCCCAACGTGGCCACCCGACGTCTGGTCGGGATGCTCGCCCGGAAGGGTTATCCACCCGGTCTCGCGTTCCGGGTGGTCCGCGAAGAGCTCAACGCCGACCCTGATGACCCGGACACGGGTGGGGTCGACCAGGTCGCGGGCGACTGGTGAGTTGCCACTGGTGACTGGGTGACCAGTGGGTGGGCGACGCCGGCCGGAGGTTCCCGGATCCCCGTTGCCGCTCACGACTTCCACCCCCGACGGCCTGAGTGGAAACGCACTAGGCTCCACCCATGTCCGAGCACATCTGCGTTCGACACGGTGGGCGTGAGCTGAGCGGTGTGGCCCGTGCGGACGAGTCCTGGGCCAAGGCAGCGCGGCGCATCGCGGCGAGTGTCACCGGAGACCCGGTGGCCCTGGACCTGTCGGGTGAGGTGAAGCTGTTCTGCGTGGAGCCCGACGTGCGGGTGGCCCTGCGACCGATGACTCGCGGTGACCTGCCCGACGTCTCCCGCTGGCGATCCACCGGGCACGTGCACCGGTGGTGGGCCACCGACGGCTCCCCGGACCTGGAGACGGTGACCGCGGCCTACGGGCCCGACATCGACGGTCAGACCCCCACCCGGAGGTGGGTGGTGGAGGTGAACGGGCGCTCGATCGGGTTCATCCAGGACTACCGCATCGCCGACTATCCCGACTTCGCGCTGCTTGCCGGCGCCCCGGACGCGATCGGGCTCGACTATGCGATCGGGGAGGAAGCCTGGCTCGGGCGCGGCATCGGCGTACGCATGCTGTGGGCGTGGATCGAGCGCACCCGGCACCGGTTCCCGCAGGCCACCACCTACTTCGCGGCACCCGACCACCGCAACGCAGCGTCGCTACGGATCCTGGCCAAGGCCGGGTTCGTCGAAGGAGTGTGGTTCGACGAACCCCAGAGCGATGGCAGCACGGCGACCGTGGTCGGCAACAGTCTCGATGTCCTCCGGATCGCCGGGTGAGATCGACGCGGAGCGGGGTTCTCGGAATGGCGGCGACCGGACGCTGTCCGCTCGCCATAGGGTGAGTCCATGACCGACGCGCTCTTCTCAGGCCTCCTGCGCCTGCCGACCGGTCCGGTCGACCTTTCTGCGATCGACACCCACGCCAAGCCCGGCTTCGACGGCAACAAGGACGACGGTGAGCGGGCGCTCGCCGACCTCGGGCCCGAGCTCGCCGACATGCAGGAACAGCTCTTCGCCGAGCGCACCACCGGCTCGACTCGTCGCGTGCTGCTCGTGCTGCAAGGCATGGACACCTCCGGCAAGGGTGGGGTGATCCGCCACGCCATCGGGCTGGTGGATCCCCAAGGGGTACGGATCACCTCCTTCAAGGCGCCCACCGAGGAGGAGCTCTCCCACGACTTCCTGTGGCGCATCGAGCGGGCAGTGCCAGGGCCCGGATATGTTGGGGTCTTCGACCGCTCGCACTACGAGGACGTCCTGATCGGCCGGGTCCGCGACATTGCCGATGAAGCAGAGATCGAACGCCGATATGACGCGATCAACGCGTTCGAGCAGGGCCTCGTCGACGACGGGGTGATCATCATCAAGGTGATGCTGCACATCTCTGCGGACGAGCAGAGGGAGCGCCTGCTCGCGCGGCTCGACGACCCGACCAAGCACTGGAAGTTCAACCCCGGCGACATCGACGAGCGGATGCTGTGGAGCGACTACCAGGAGGCCTATCGGATCGCCCTGGAGCGGACGAACACACCCGCTGCGCCCTGGTACGTCGTACCGTCCGACCGCAAGTGGTATCGCAACCTGGCGGTCGCCCAGCTCCTGCGTGAGGCCCTGCTCGGGCTGGACCTGGCCTGGCCCGAGGCCGACTTCGATGTCGAGGAGCAGAGGCGTCGGCTGACCGACGAGACGCCGATCGACGCTGGAACCGACAGTGGAACCGACAAGGCGACTGACAGGACAGGACCAGCATGATCGAGCAGATCGCGGTCACCCGTTACGTCACGCCCCTGCGCGAGGGCGGCTCGCTGCCCGGCATCGTCGAGGCGAGTGACTTGGGCACCTACGTGTGCAAGTTCCGCGGCGCCGGACAGGGACTGCGCGTCCTGGTGGCTGAGGTGATCGTCGGCGAGCTCGCCCGGCGTATCGGACTGTTGACGCCCAGGCTGGTGGCGCTCGAGCTGGACCCGGAGATCGCGCGCTACGAGGCTGACGAGGAGGTCCAGGACCTGCTGCGTGCCAGTGTGGGCCTCAACCTCGGTGTCGACTTCCTACCCGGCTCCTTCGGCTTCGACCAGGACACCCAGACCGCGATCGGGGTGGCCGCCAAGATCCTGTGGATGGACGCCTTCATCGCCAACGTCGACCGCAGCTGGCGCAATCCGAACCTGCTGGTCTGGCACGGTGACCTGTGGGTGATCGACCACGGCGCCTCGCTCTACTTCCACCACGCCTGGAGCGGTGGCATCACCGACCACGAGCGCTTCGCCCGTCAGCCGTGGGACCCGGACGACCATGTCCTGCTTGCGCATCGTGAGGGCCTCGGCTCCGCGGACGAGGAGATCTCCGGCCTGCTCGACGAGCAGGTCTTCGCCGAGATCCTCGGCGAGGTCCCCGACTCGTGGCTTGAACCCGTCCCGGGAGCCGAGGACGCCGAGGCGGTGCGGGCGGCGTACGTCCGCTTCCTCACCGCTCGTCTGGCCACCCGTCAGTGGCTGCCACTGGAGGACGGCGCATGAGCGAGCTGTCCTACCAGTACGTCGTCCTGCGCTGCGTGCCCCGGGTCGAGCGCGAGGAGTTCGTCAACGTGGGCGTGGTGCTGCACTGCCAGGCCACCGAGTTCCTCGGGGTCGCGTGGCACGTCGACCGTGAGCGACTGAGCGCATTCGCGCCGGGACTGGACCTGGATCGGGTGTGCAGTGCGCTGGACTATGTCGAGGGTGTCTGCCGCGGTGACGCACGCGGGGGAGCGGCGGCGACCAAGCCGATCGGCACCCGCTTCGGCTTCCTCAAGGCTCCGCGCTCGACCGTGCTCCAGCCGGGCCCGGTGCATGGTGGCATCACCAGCGACCCGGAGCGTCAGCTCGAGCGGTTGGTCTCCCAGCTCGTCAGCTGACGAACCGGCAGTTGTTGCGCGTCCAGCCTGCAGTTGTTGCGCGCCGAACCAGCACTTGTTGCTGCTCGAGCCGGCAACTCTGGGCAGGACCACCAGAATTGCCGGCTCAAGGCACAAGAGATGCAGGTTCGACTCAGACGGGAACGAGCTCCACGGCACCGACGGCATATCGGGCCAGGATGGTCCGGGCCAGCTCGGGGTGGGCACCCATCGGATCCGCCACGGCCACGGCACCGGCCTCGAGCGCCAGCTCGGTGGCCCGGTCGGGCAGGAACCCGGGAGCCAGGAAGAACGAGGCGACCGCGATGTGACGCCGACCCTCCCCGCGGAAGGCGCGCACGGCCTCACCGGTGGCGGGCGGCGTCGCGGTGGCGAACGCGGCCTTGACCGGCAGCTTGTGGTGGGTGCCCCACAGCCGGGCCAGACGAGCCACGGCCTGGTTGGCCAGCGGGTCGGTGGAACCAGCTGCGGCCAGCACCAGGGCGTCGAGCTCGCGGACCCGAGCCGTCTTGAGTGCCTCGCGCAGTCGCAGGTCGAGGATCTCCAGGAAGGCCGGCTCGAGGCCGAGGATGTCCGTCGCGCGGATCTGCAGGCCCTCGTGCTTCGAGGTCTGCTCGGCGATGGCGGTGGGCACGTCCACCTTCGCGTGGTAGGCGTCGCTGAGCAACAGCGGTACGACGACGATCTCGTCGTAGCCGGCCTTGACCAGCTTGGTCACCACGGAGCCGAAGGACGGCTTCGACAGCTCGAGGAAGGCCGTCTCGATGCGGAGGTCTGGTCGCATCTTGCGGACTTCGGCAACGAGGGCGGTGATCGTCTCGGCGGACCGAGGGTCACGGCTTCCGTGTGCGAGGGCAATCAGAGCAGGAGCAGTCATGGTTACTGCCTCCCTTCACGATCGGATGTGAACGACGCCGTTGTCGCTGATGGTTCAATCCCGAGACTGAATGTTGTGGTGCTGGCCGATGCGATCACGTGTGGATCCCGCATTCGGTCTTGTTCTGTCCGGCCCAGCGGCCGGAGCGTGGGTCCTCACCGGGTGCGACCCGCGCAGTGCAGGGCCAGCAGCCGATCGAGGGATAGCCGTCGTAGACCAACGGATTGACCAGGACGCCGTTCTCGGAGATGTAGCGCTCGACGTCCTCGTCGCTCCACCGGGCGATCGGCGAGACCTTGACCTTGCCCTTCTTGGCGTCCCAGCCGATGACCGGTGCGATCACCCGGTTGTGGGTCTCGGCGCGACGCAGCCCCGTGGCCCAGGCGTCATAGCCGGCCAGTGAGTCCGCGAGCGGCTTCACCTTGCGGATCGCGCAGCACGCGTCGGGGTCGGTCTTCCAGAGGTCCTTGCCGTGTATGGCGTCCTGCTCGGCGACGGTGATGTCGGGAGCGATCGTGACCAGGTTGACGTCCATCGTCGCCTCGACGGCGTCGCGGGTACCGATGGTCTCCGCGAAGTGATAGCCGGTGTCGAGGAAGACGACGTCCAGACCGGGCGCGACCTTGGCCGCGAGGTGGGCCAGCACGGCGTCACCCATCGACGAGGTCACGCAGAACTTCTCACCGAACGTGGCCGCGGCCCACTCGATGATGTCCTCGGCAGGCGCGAGCTCGAGCTCGGCGCCCGCGTGCGACAC
It contains:
- a CDS encoding phosphoadenylyl-sulfate reductase, which codes for MSAPTAAARAFRGSHTADRSPEELREIVSHAGAELELAPAEDIIEWAAATFGEKFCVTSSMGDAVLAHLAAKVAPGLDVVFLDTGYHFAETIGTRDAVEATMDVNLVTIAPDITVAEQDAIHGKDLWKTDPDACCAIRKVKPLADSLAGYDAWATGLRRAETHNRVIAPVIGWDAKKGKVKVSPIARWSDEDVERYISENGVLVNPLVYDGYPSIGCWPCTARVAPGEDPRSGRWAGQNKTECGIHT
- a CDS encoding sirohydrochlorin chelatase, with translation MTAPALIALAHGSRDPRSAETITALVAEVRKMRPDLRIETAFLELSKPSFGSVVTKLVKAGYDEIVVVPLLLSDAYHAKVDVPTAIAEQTSKHEGLQIRATDILGLEPAFLEILDLRLREALKTARVRELDALVLAAAGSTDPLANQAVARLARLWGTHHKLPVKAAFATATPPATGEAVRAFRGEGRRHIAVASFFLAPGFLPDRATELALEAGAVAVADPMGAHPELARTILARYAVGAVELVPV